In candidate division WOR-3 bacterium, one DNA window encodes the following:
- a CDS encoding sugar ABC transporter permease yields MYRRRREAWSGIAWLLPALIILIGFRVIPIILSVRMSLYDWGMAGARAFVGLGNYAAVLRDPVFWQSLANTGWYVLFEVPTILFVSLFVAILLNQKIRGLGVYRTIYYLPVVTSIVAVSVVWRWILQPDRGLMNYILSWFHISGVRWLQDPRGLFQLIAGPSVQLPSGLRGPSIALLSLVLMGIWKGIGYSTIIFLAGLQNIDKSYYEAARIDGAGRWATFRKITWPLISPTTYYVLIMSCISAFETFAQVWIMTGPPAGGPLSTTKVVMYYFYETSFELWRLGYGAAIAFIAFAIILALTILQRLFLERRVQYG; encoded by the coding sequence ATGTACCGCAGACGGCGTGAAGCTTGGTCGGGAATTGCCTGGCTCCTGCCGGCGCTGATCATCCTCATCGGCTTCCGCGTGATCCCGATAATCCTGTCGGTCCGCATGAGCCTCTACGACTGGGGCATGGCCGGCGCCCGGGCCTTTGTCGGCCTCGGCAACTACGCTGCGGTCCTGCGCGACCCGGTCTTCTGGCAGTCGCTCGCGAACACCGGCTGGTACGTGCTCTTCGAAGTGCCAACCATCCTCTTCGTTTCGCTCTTTGTCGCCATCCTGCTCAATCAGAAGATACGCGGGCTCGGCGTGTATCGCACCATCTACTACCTGCCGGTGGTCACCTCGATCGTTGCGGTCTCGGTCGTCTGGCGCTGGATACTCCAGCCGGACCGTGGACTTATGAACTACATCCTCTCGTGGTTTCACATCTCGGGCGTCCGCTGGCTCCAGGACCCGCGCGGCCTGTTCCAGCTCATCGCCGGCCCGTCGGTACAACTGCCATCCGGCCTGCGTGGCCCGTCAATCGCGCTTCTCTCGCTCGTGCTGATGGGCATCTGGAAAGGCATCGGGTACAGCACCATCATCTTCCTGGCCGGGCTGCAGAACATCGACAAGTCCTACTACGAGGCCGCGCGCATAGACGGCGCCGGCCGCTGGGCAACATTCCGGAAGATAACCTGGCCGCTCATATCGCCGACGACCTACTACGTCCTCATCATGTCCTGCATCAGCGCCTTTGAGACCTTTGCCCAGGTCTGGATAATGACCGGCCCGCCGGCCGGCGGCCCGCTCTCCACAACCAAGGTTGTGATGTACTACTTCTACGAGACCTCGTTCGAACTCTGGCGGCTCGGCTACGGCGCTGCCATCGCCTTCATCGCCTTCGCCATCATCCTCGCCCTCACCATCCTCCAGCGTCTCTTCCTCGAACGGAGAGTGCAGTATGGATAG
- a CDS encoding RsmB/NOP family class I SAM-dependent RNA methyltransferase, translated as MLKRRFPQGFIDRYSQFIPDFDAFLDAMQRPLRRTFRVNTHKATREQVLGLMVDLMPEPLPWYELGFVLPENGDSPSGREDARYSPHFPALGKRIEHFVGLIYVQEAASMVPPLVLQPQPGERVLDIAAAPGSKTTEMSAMMQNTGLIISNDPSPTRVRGLIGNVDRAGCLNVAVCRMDGSSLGRMVAGTCYRVLVDAPCSSEGTIRKSAQALDRWSVATIERFPSVQKRLILAGYLALKPGGVMVYSTCTVAPEENESVVAHLLARQPEAEVQEFELPGLVMRPGLREWGRESFAEAVSRCRRILPQDNDTEPFFIALIRKGRSSPHPSTRGGEGERSEGEEAHWGTERE; from the coding sequence ATGCTGAAGCGCAGGTTCCCGCAGGGATTCATCGACCGTTACTCGCAGTTCATCCCTGATTTCGATGCGTTCCTGGATGCCATGCAGCGCCCGTTGCGCCGGACGTTCAGGGTCAACACACACAAGGCCACGCGTGAACAGGTACTGGGCCTGATGGTAGACTTGATGCCGGAGCCGCTGCCGTGGTATGAACTGGGGTTCGTCCTCCCGGAAAATGGGGACAGTCCCTCGGGGCGCGAGGACGCGCGGTACAGTCCCCATTTTCCCGCGCTGGGCAAGCGCATCGAGCACTTCGTTGGGCTCATCTACGTGCAGGAGGCGGCATCGATGGTTCCACCGCTGGTCCTGCAACCACAGCCGGGCGAGCGAGTGCTGGACATTGCCGCAGCACCCGGCTCAAAGACAACCGAGATGTCGGCTATGATGCAGAACACGGGGCTCATCATTTCCAATGACCCGTCGCCGACACGCGTGCGCGGGCTCATCGGCAACGTGGACCGCGCCGGGTGCCTGAACGTGGCCGTATGCAGGATGGACGGGTCGAGCCTGGGGAGGATGGTTGCGGGAACCTGCTACCGGGTGCTGGTCGATGCGCCTTGTTCTTCCGAGGGTACGATTCGCAAGTCTGCACAGGCGCTCGACCGGTGGTCGGTGGCGACAATCGAACGCTTCCCATCGGTTCAGAAGCGGCTGATACTGGCCGGATACCTTGCGCTCAAGCCCGGTGGCGTGATGGTCTACTCAACCTGCACGGTTGCACCCGAAGAGAACGAGTCCGTTGTGGCGCACCTGCTGGCGCGTCAGCCCGAGGCGGAAGTCCAAGAGTTCGAACTGCCTGGTCTCGTGATGCGGCCGGGGCTTCGTGAATGGGGACGTGAGTCATTTGCGGAGGCTGTCAGCCGGTGCCGGAGAATCCTGCCACAGGACAACGACACGGAGCCCTTCTTCATTGCACTGATACGCAAGGGCCGCTCCTCACCCCATCCCTCTACTCGGGGAGGGGAGGGCGAGCGAAGCGAGGGTGAGGAGGCGCACTGGGGGACGGAGCGGGAGTGA
- a CDS encoding carbohydrate ABC transporter permease translates to MRTSNFPIHLLLIIGGIAMVLPFFWMLSTSLKTPLEALRFPPTSWPSSMQFSNYTEVFRQIPLWRYFANTVLVTALSLFGVLATGVMAAYAFARFRFPGREVLFMGFLALMMIPLPVYLVPSYIILFKLGWIDTYAAMIVPWTVNIFAIFLLRQHIRQLPNDLFDAARIDGCSNWTTLRKVVLPLCKAPLVTIAVFNVIASWNSFFWPLIVTNSDKIRPLQVGLAYFSREQTTNYTLLMAATTLAVIPLILLFFAAQRQIIQSQARSGLKE, encoded by the coding sequence ATGAGGACCAGCAACTTCCCGATCCACCTGCTCCTCATCATTGGCGGCATCGCCATGGTGCTTCCGTTCTTCTGGATGCTCTCGACTTCGCTGAAGACGCCGCTGGAAGCACTCAGGTTCCCGCCCACGTCGTGGCCGAGTTCGATGCAGTTCTCGAACTACACCGAGGTGTTCAGGCAGATCCCGCTCTGGCGCTACTTCGCGAACACGGTGCTCGTCACCGCGCTCAGCCTGTTCGGTGTTCTCGCGACCGGCGTGATGGCGGCGTATGCATTTGCCCGGTTCCGTTTCCCCGGCCGCGAGGTCCTCTTCATGGGCTTCCTTGCCCTGATGATGATTCCGCTGCCTGTCTACCTTGTCCCGTCCTACATCATCCTCTTCAAGCTGGGCTGGATCGATACCTACGCGGCGATGATCGTGCCGTGGACCGTGAACATCTTCGCCATCTTCCTCTTGAGGCAGCACATCCGCCAGCTACCGAACGACCTCTTCGACGCGGCCCGTATCGACGGCTGCTCGAACTGGACCACGCTGCGCAAGGTCGTCCTGCCGCTCTGCAAAGCTCCTTTGGTCACGATAGCGGTCTTCAACGTCATCGCCTCCTGGAACTCATTCTTCTGGCCCCTGATCGTGACGAACTCGGACAAGATACGTCCGCTGCAGGTCGGCCTGGCCTACTTCTCGCGGGAACAGACGACCAACTACACGCTGCTAATGGCCGCGACCACGCTCGCGGTCATACCGCTGATTCTCCTCTTCTTCGCGGCCCAGAGACAGATCATCCAATCCCAGGCCAGGTCAGGACTCAAGGAATAG
- a CDS encoding DUF763 domain-containing protein, translated as MRRGVAMMPLHWGKAPAWLFQRMVKLCRAVTEIVVTDYGPDELLRRFSDPVWFQSFGCVLGFDWHSSGVTTTVCGALKEAVKGQEASLGLYVCGGKGGASRKTPGEIAGFSEQFSLDGDTLVKASRLSAKVDSAALQDGFQIYQHVFIGTTQGRWAVVQQGMNTDTRWARRYHWLSEELEDFVCEPHQGIACDHMGKPLNMVAAEAQTARQAVAAISGRSPDVTVREFERVRLALARGPESGDSPPEREDARYSPRFRALGMPEQHPVGLADVNPKYLQKALVGTYEKPPEDFTALLLQPGIGPKTIRALALIAEVTHGAPLSFRDPVTYTFAVGGKDGWPYPVDRNAYDRSVAFLDKGIREAKLGNKEKLDALRRLDSWSRTVTRTNDE; from the coding sequence GTGAGACGCGGAGTCGCGATGATGCCCCTGCACTGGGGCAAGGCGCCGGCTTGGCTGTTCCAGCGGATGGTGAAGCTGTGCCGAGCCGTGACCGAGATAGTCGTGACCGATTACGGCCCGGACGAACTGCTCAGGCGGTTCAGCGACCCGGTCTGGTTCCAGAGCTTCGGTTGCGTGCTGGGATTCGACTGGCACTCGTCGGGAGTGACTACGACCGTTTGCGGCGCACTCAAAGAGGCGGTGAAGGGGCAGGAGGCGAGCCTCGGTCTCTACGTCTGCGGCGGCAAGGGCGGGGCGTCGCGCAAGACACCGGGCGAGATTGCCGGCTTCTCCGAGCAGTTCAGCCTGGATGGAGATACACTCGTGAAAGCGAGCCGGCTGAGCGCCAAGGTCGATTCCGCGGCATTGCAGGACGGGTTCCAGATCTACCAGCACGTCTTCATCGGTACGACCCAGGGGCGTTGGGCAGTGGTGCAGCAGGGGATGAACACCGACACGCGCTGGGCGAGAAGGTATCATTGGCTGTCAGAGGAGCTTGAGGACTTCGTCTGCGAGCCTCACCAGGGGATAGCGTGCGACCATATGGGCAAGCCGCTGAATATGGTTGCGGCCGAAGCGCAGACGGCAAGGCAGGCAGTGGCCGCCATCTCTGGTCGCTCGCCCGATGTGACCGTACGGGAATTTGAGAGGGTCCGGCTCGCCCTGGCCCGCGGGCCCGAAAGCGGGGACAGTCCCCCGGAGCGCGAGGACGCGCGGTACAGTCCCCGTTTTCGGGCACTTGGTATGCCCGAACAGCATCCGGTTGGGCTCGCTGACGTCAACCCAAAGTACCTGCAGAAGGCGCTCGTCGGCACCTACGAGAAACCTCCGGAGGACTTCACTGCGCTGCTGCTGCAACCGGGGATCGGGCCGAAGACAATACGCGCACTCGCACTGATAGCAGAGGTGACACACGGTGCCCCTTTGAGCTTCCGCGACCCGGTAACCTACACCTTCGCAGTCGGTGGCAAGGATGGTTGGCCATATCCTGTTGACCGCAATGCCTATGACCGCTCGGTCGCTTTCCTCGACAAGGGCATTCGGGAGGCGAAGCTGGGGAACAAGGAGAAGCTGGATGCGTTGCGGAGGCTGGACAGTTGGTCGAGAACGGTCACTCGGACCAATGACGAATGA